GTGGAAAATAAATGAGTGTAACGTTTCAGCACATGTTGGTTCCATATAATGGAACATCCGGTAGTCAAAAGGCATTCAAGAAGGCGATTGCATTAGCAAAACTAACAAAATCAAAAATAACGGTTTTGACATGTCTGGAAGAACGCTCGACGTTTGGCTTGTTCAAAACCAAAACAAACAAACAAGATTTTGACAATGAACATAATTTAGTGACACAAGAACATATCAAACTTAAAAAGTATTCTAGCCAACATGAGGTTTCACCTAATTTTAAAATAATTAAAAGTAATGTTGCATCACATGAAATAT
The DNA window shown above is from Nitrosopumilus sp. and carries:
- a CDS encoding universal stress protein; the protein is MSVTFQHMLVPYNGTSGSQKAFKKAIALAKLTKSKITVLTCLEERSTFGLFKTKTNKQDFDNEHNLVTQEHIKLKKYSSQHEVSPNFKIIKSNVASHEILEFAEKNNIDLIIMGKKKFATRYEKTHYHSTIEDISKNFQGAVLILS